One window of Pseudomonas sp. ML2-2023-3 genomic DNA carries:
- a CDS encoding aspartate-semialdehyde dehydrogenase, with amino-acid sequence MSQSFDIAVVGATGTVGETIVQILEERDFPVADLHLLASSESVGHSVPFRGKNVRVREVDEFDFSKVQLAFFAAGPGVTLSFAAKASVAGCIVIDLSGALPSAQAPHVVPEANAPVLATLQKPVQVSSPSPSATALAVALAPLRGLLDIQQVSVTACLAVSAQGREAVSELARQTTALLNLHPLETSFFDRQMAFNLLAQVGKPDAQGHVPLEKRLVTELREVLGMPALKISVTCIQAPVFFGDSFSVSLQLAGPVDLAGVNAALEAGDCIELVEEGDYPTAVGDAVGQDVVYVGRVRHGVEDTSQLNLWLTSDNVRKGAALNAVQLAELLIKDLL; translated from the coding sequence ATGAGCCAGTCCTTTGATATCGCCGTTGTCGGCGCCACCGGCACCGTCGGCGAAACCATCGTACAGATCCTGGAAGAACGGGATTTCCCGGTTGCGGATTTGCACCTGCTGGCCAGCAGTGAGTCAGTTGGACATTCGGTGCCTTTTCGCGGCAAGAACGTGAGAGTGCGCGAAGTCGACGAGTTCGATTTCAGCAAGGTTCAGCTGGCTTTCTTTGCCGCAGGGCCTGGCGTGACCTTGAGCTTTGCCGCCAAAGCCAGCGTAGCCGGCTGCATTGTGATCGATTTGTCAGGTGCACTGCCTTCGGCTCAAGCGCCTCACGTGGTGCCTGAGGCGAATGCGCCGGTTCTGGCAACCTTGCAAAAGCCTGTTCAGGTCAGTAGCCCGAGCCCTTCGGCCACCGCCCTGGCAGTGGCCCTGGCCCCGTTGCGCGGCTTGCTGGACATTCAACAGGTGAGTGTGACCGCGTGCCTGGCAGTGTCTGCCCAGGGGCGTGAAGCGGTTTCCGAGCTGGCGCGCCAAACCACGGCGTTGCTGAACCTGCATCCGCTGGAAACTAGCTTTTTTGATCGCCAGATGGCGTTCAACCTGCTGGCGCAAGTCGGCAAACCAGATGCCCAGGGCCATGTACCGCTGGAAAAACGCCTGGTGACGGAGTTGCGCGAAGTCTTGGGCATGCCAGCACTGAAAATTTCGGTCACATGCATTCAAGCGCCGGTGTTTTTTGGCGATAGCTTTAGTGTGTCCTTGCAACTGGCCGGGCCGGTGGACCTGGCCGGGGTCAATGCGGCGCTCGAAGCTGGCGATTGTATCGAGCTGGTTGAAGAGGGCGACTACCCTACAGCCGTGGGGGACGCGGTGGGTCAGGACGTGGTCTATGTCGGTCGTGTCCGTCACGGTGTGGAGGACACTTCGCAGCTCAATCTGTGGCTGACCTCGGACAACGTGCGCAAGGGTGCTGCGTTGAACGCCGTGCAGTTGGCTGAGTTGTTGATAAAAGACCTGCTGTAA
- a CDS encoding FimV/HubP family polar landmark protein, protein MVQVRKLVLAIAAASALSSGMAHALGLGELTLKSTQNQPLLAEIELLDVKDLTAAQVVPSLAPEQEFSKAGVPRPAFLDDLRFTPVINADGKSVLRVTSSQPLSEPFVKFLVQVMWPNGRLMRDYSVLLDPAKFSPQTAAAASTSAPDSAQPAHYTTSARDTLWEIAAKARNGGSVQQTMLAIQALNPDAFINGNINRLKTGQVLRLPDAGQSVQLPQAKAVNEVASQNADWRNGRRTVPLAQQLDATGRKPESTSPAKAVARDGLSLVSGQAGKAAGKGVAGDVSNVSDKLAMTQEGLDTSRRENAELQSRMKDLQSQLDKLQRLIVLKNDQLAKLEAEKGLPADPAAAIPAQIVAQAADAPEADIAPALEGVPATAVPPSPVESTAPPSAERKIQDLLASPMLLGLIGGGAVLLLLLLLLMARRRKALQAAEKHARMARELEVESDFSVDLDMPQSSFEGLETPSRSVRLEPAPAPAPVSVPEAEVIAPVIAPVSLAKPAADVLEQAEQLIEQRQLSEAAVLLKASIDQAPQRSDLRLKLMQVYGELGEREAFVAQERQLVANGKNHAEVEQLKKRYPGMLVAAAAGIATAAVATQLQAQFVQEMMRDDREVESEPVTVPPVDEFDHDFDLSLDELEAASPAVVSADLPGKDKPAVDSFEAVLEQQAEAQAAREELSDFDLGLPADFDLSLADESAPASVEPDSFSLELDKVNAELHRLSQSLEQSTLAEPFADDEPEFDFLSGADETATKLDLAQAYIDMGDDEGARDILTEVMEEGNAQQQSEALEMLARLT, encoded by the coding sequence ATGGTTCAGGTTCGCAAATTAGTGTTAGCAATCGCCGCCGCTTCGGCGCTGTCATCCGGTATGGCACACGCGCTTGGGCTCGGGGAGCTGACGCTCAAGTCGACCCAGAACCAGCCATTGCTTGCAGAAATCGAGCTGCTGGACGTCAAGGATCTGACCGCGGCGCAAGTGGTGCCGAGCCTGGCTCCCGAGCAGGAGTTCAGCAAGGCAGGGGTGCCGCGTCCGGCATTTCTGGATGATCTGCGTTTTACTCCCGTGATCAACGCGGATGGCAAGAGCGTATTGCGCGTCACTTCCAGCCAGCCATTGTCCGAACCTTTCGTAAAATTCCTGGTGCAGGTGATGTGGCCTAACGGCCGTTTGATGCGCGACTACAGCGTGTTGCTCGACCCTGCAAAGTTCTCGCCTCAGACCGCAGCGGCGGCATCAACCTCTGCGCCTGACTCTGCGCAGCCAGCGCATTACACGACATCGGCCCGTGACACCTTGTGGGAAATCGCGGCCAAGGCACGCAATGGCGGCTCGGTGCAGCAGACCATGCTGGCGATTCAGGCCCTGAACCCTGATGCCTTCATCAACGGCAATATCAACCGCCTTAAAACCGGTCAGGTGCTGCGCTTGCCGGACGCGGGTCAAAGCGTCCAGTTGCCCCAGGCCAAGGCCGTCAACGAAGTAGCCTCGCAAAATGCCGATTGGCGCAATGGCCGTCGCACGGTGCCGCTGGCTCAGCAGCTGGATGCAACCGGGCGCAAGCCTGAATCGACTTCTCCTGCCAAGGCTGTGGCGCGGGACGGTTTGAGCCTGGTGTCGGGCCAGGCGGGCAAGGCGGCAGGCAAAGGTGTTGCAGGGGACGTCAGCAATGTGAGCGACAAGCTGGCGATGACCCAGGAGGGGCTGGACACCAGTCGCCGTGAAAATGCCGAGCTGCAAAGCCGGATGAAAGATTTGCAAAGCCAGTTGGACAAGCTTCAGCGTTTGATCGTGTTGAAGAATGATCAGTTGGCCAAGCTTGAGGCCGAAAAAGGGCTGCCTGCCGACCCGGCGGCGGCGATACCGGCACAAATCGTCGCCCAGGCGGCGGACGCGCCTGAAGCGGATATAGCCCCGGCGCTTGAGGGTGTACCCGCTACCGCAGTCCCGCCAAGCCCTGTTGAAAGCACTGCACCGCCAAGCGCGGAGCGAAAAATCCAGGATCTGCTGGCAAGCCCGATGTTGCTTGGGCTGATAGGTGGCGGGGCGGTGTTGTTGCTGCTCCTTCTTCTCTTGATGGCGCGTCGGCGTAAAGCGCTGCAGGCAGCCGAAAAGCATGCGCGGATGGCTCGGGAACTCGAAGTAGAGTCCGATTTTTCAGTTGATCTGGACATGCCGCAGAGCAGTTTTGAAGGGTTGGAGACTCCATCGCGCAGCGTCAGGCTCGAGCCGGCACCGGCACCGGCACCAGTGTCAGTGCCTGAAGCTGAAGTGATAGCGCCCGTGATTGCCCCCGTGTCGTTGGCCAAGCCTGCTGCCGATGTGCTGGAGCAGGCGGAGCAACTGATCGAGCAACGTCAGTTGAGTGAAGCCGCAGTGCTGCTCAAGGCATCGATCGATCAAGCTCCGCAGCGCAGTGATTTGCGTCTCAAGCTGATGCAGGTTTATGGCGAGCTGGGTGAGCGTGAAGCCTTTGTCGCCCAAGAGCGCCAGTTGGTTGCCAATGGCAAGAACCACGCCGAGGTCGAGCAGCTTAAAAAGCGCTACCCGGGCATGCTGGTGGCTGCGGCGGCGGGTATCGCCACGGCGGCCGTGGCAACGCAACTTCAAGCACAATTCGTCCAGGAGATGATGCGTGACGATCGCGAGGTAGAGTCCGAGCCTGTGACTGTTCCTCCTGTAGATGAGTTTGATCACGATTTCGACCTGAGCCTCGACGAGCTTGAGGCCGCGTCACCTGCGGTGGTGTCTGCCGATCTGCCGGGCAAGGACAAGCCTGCAGTCGACAGTTTTGAAGCGGTTCTTGAACAACAGGCTGAAGCTCAGGCTGCCCGTGAAGAACTCTCGGACTTTGATCTGGGCCTGCCGGCGGATTTCGACTTGTCCCTGGCGGATGAAAGCGCCCCGGCGAGTGTTGAGCCTGACAGCTTTTCTCTGGAGCTGGACAAGGTCAATGCCGAGTTGCATCGACTGTCCCAAAGCCTTGAGCAGTCAACCCTGGCTGAGCCTTTTGCCGATGATGAGCCCGAGTTCGACTTCCTGTCGGGCGCCGACGAAACCGCCACCAAGCTCGATCTGGCCCAGGCCTATATCGACATGGGCGATGACGAAGGTGCGCGGGATATCCTGACTGAAGTCATGGAGGAGGGTAATGCCCAGCAGCAGTCTGAAGCCCTGGAAATGCTGGCGCGGTTGACCTGA
- the truA gene encoding tRNA pseudouridine(38-40) synthase TruA: MAADGFFRIALGVEYKGSRYSGWQRQANGVLTVQETLENALSKVAASPVSLMCAGRTDAGVHACGQVVHFDTQAERSLKAWVMGANINLPHDISVSWAKVMPADFHARFKAIARRYRYVIYNDQIRPAHLNQEITWNHRPLDVERMAEAAQYLLGVHDFSAFRAGQCQAKSPIKEMHHLRVTRHGRMIVLDIRASAFLHHMVRNIAGVLMTIGTGERPVEWIKEVLESRTRRSGGVTAHPYGLYLVQVEYRDEFQLPERYIGPHFLTGFTELDG, from the coding sequence ATGGCTGCCGACGGTTTTTTCCGAATCGCGCTTGGCGTGGAATACAAAGGCTCGCGCTACAGCGGCTGGCAGCGTCAGGCCAATGGTGTGCTGACCGTCCAGGAAACCCTGGAAAACGCCTTGTCAAAGGTCGCGGCCTCTCCGGTTTCGTTGATGTGCGCCGGGCGAACAGACGCCGGTGTGCATGCCTGCGGGCAAGTCGTGCACTTTGATACCCAGGCCGAGCGCTCGTTGAAAGCCTGGGTCATGGGCGCCAATATCAACTTGCCCCATGACATCAGTGTCAGCTGGGCCAAGGTCATGCCTGCGGATTTTCATGCGCGCTTCAAGGCCATTGCCAGGCGCTACCGCTATGTGATCTACAACGACCAGATCCGCCCCGCGCACTTGAATCAGGAAATCACCTGGAATCATCGTCCGCTGGACGTTGAGCGCATGGCCGAGGCTGCCCAGTACTTGTTGGGTGTGCATGACTTCAGTGCGTTTCGCGCCGGTCAATGCCAGGCCAAGTCCCCGATCAAGGAAATGCACCATTTGCGCGTGACCCGTCACGGGCGAATGATCGTGCTGGATATTCGCGCCAGTGCATTTCTGCATCACATGGTGCGCAACATTGCCGGTGTGCTGATGACCATCGGTACGGGAGAGCGACCGGTAGAGTGGATCAAGGAAGTGCTGGAGAGTCGAACCCGCCGCTCGGGTGGTGTGACGGCACATCCTTATGGCTTGTATCTGGTGCAAGTTGAATACCGCGATGAGTTTCAATTGCCGGAACGTTACATAGGTCCACATTTCTTGACCGGTTTTACCGAACTGGACGGCTGA
- a CDS encoding phosphoribosylanthranilate isomerase, with translation MSVVRSKICGITRIEDALAAVEAGADALGFVFYAKSPRAVTALQARAIIAALPPFVTTVGLFVNASACELNETLDAVPLDLLQFHGDEIPEQCQGYHRPYIKALRVKAGDDIAGACNAYAGASGILLDAYVEGVPGGTGQAFDWSLIPQGLSKPIILAGGLTVENVAGAIAQVRPYAVDVSGGVEKSKGIKDHDKIRAFMQAVRVTN, from the coding sequence ATGTCCGTTGTTCGCAGCAAGATCTGCGGTATTACCCGCATAGAAGACGCTCTGGCTGCGGTCGAGGCCGGAGCTGACGCCTTGGGTTTTGTGTTTTACGCAAAAAGCCCCCGTGCCGTTACGGCGTTGCAAGCGCGAGCCATCATTGCGGCCCTGCCACCTTTTGTGACGACGGTCGGGTTGTTCGTCAATGCCAGTGCCTGTGAGCTCAACGAAACCCTGGATGCCGTACCGCTTGATTTGCTGCAGTTTCATGGCGATGAGATACCGGAGCAGTGTCAGGGTTATCACCGTCCTTATATCAAGGCATTGCGCGTAAAGGCCGGTGATGACATCGCCGGTGCCTGCAACGCGTATGCAGGCGCCAGCGGTATTTTGCTCGATGCCTATGTCGAAGGTGTGCCCGGTGGAACCGGTCAGGCGTTTGACTGGTCTTTGATACCGCAGGGTCTGAGCAAGCCGATTATTTTGGCGGGTGGCCTCACGGTCGAGAACGTTGCAGGAGCCATTGCTCAGGTGCGTCCTTATGCCGTTGATGTCAGTGGCGGAGTAGAAAAGAGCAAGGGCATCAAGGATCACGACAAGATTCGCGCCTTTATGCAGGCAGTGCGTGTAACAAACTGA
- the accD gene encoding acetyl-CoA carboxylase, carboxyltransferase subunit beta: MSNWLVDKLIPSIMRSEVKKSSVPEGLWHKCPSCDAVLYRPELEKTLDVCPKCNHHMRIGARARIDIFLDADGRAELGADLEPVDRLKFRDSKKYKDRLVGAQKQTGEKDALISMSGTLLGMPVVVSAFEFSFMGGSMGAIVGERFVRAANYALENRCPMICFAASGGARMQEALISLMQMAKTSAVLARLREEGIPFISVLTDPVYGGVSASLAMLGDVIVAEPKALIGFAGPRVIEQTVREKLPEGFQRSEFLLEHGAIDLIIARQELRPRLGNLLAQMMGLPTPVFVAAPVETIVVPPAPANL; the protein is encoded by the coding sequence ATGAGCAACTGGTTGGTAGACAAGCTGATTCCTTCGATCATGCGTTCCGAGGTCAAAAAGAGCTCGGTACCTGAAGGCCTGTGGCACAAATGCCCGTCTTGCGACGCTGTGCTTTATCGTCCAGAGCTGGAAAAGACCCTGGACGTTTGCCCGAAATGTAATCACCACATGCGCATTGGTGCGCGTGCCCGCATCGATATCTTCCTGGATGCCGACGGCCGTGCCGAGTTGGGCGCAGACCTGGAGCCGGTTGACCGTCTCAAGTTCCGTGACAGCAAAAAGTACAAGGATCGTCTGGTCGGCGCGCAAAAGCAGACGGGCGAAAAAGACGCGTTGATCTCCATGAGCGGTACGTTGCTGGGTATGCCGGTGGTTGTGTCTGCCTTTGAATTCTCGTTCATGGGCGGCTCGATGGGCGCCATCGTCGGCGAGCGTTTCGTGCGTGCAGCCAACTACGCGCTGGAAAACCGCTGCCCGATGATCTGCTTTGCAGCCTCCGGCGGTGCGCGGATGCAGGAAGCACTCATCTCCCTGATGCAAATGGCCAAGACCTCTGCGGTGCTGGCGCGTCTGCGTGAAGAAGGCATTCCGTTCATCTCGGTGCTGACCGACCCTGTCTATGGCGGCGTTTCGGCCAGTCTGGCAATGCTGGGCGATGTCATCGTGGCTGAGCCTAAAGCCCTGATCGGCTTTGCCGGGCCGCGGGTTATCGAACAGACCGTTCGCGAAAAACTGCCAGAAGGCTTCCAGCGCAGCGAGTTCCTGCTGGAGCACGGCGCAATCGACCTGATCATTGCGCGTCAGGAGCTGCGTCCACGCCTGGGCAACCTGCTGGCACAGATGATGGGCTTGCCGACACCTGTGTTCGTCGCGGCACCTGTTGAAACCATCGTTGTTCCACCGGCACCTGCAAACCTATGA
- the folC gene encoding bifunctional tetrahydrofolate synthase/dihydrofolate synthase, translating to MTQRTLGEWLAYLEQLHPAAIDMGLDRAREVTNRMGLQKPAPRVVTVTGTNGKGSTCAFVAALLQAQGLKVGVYSSPHLLRYNERVQIDGVEVSDELLCEAFAALDAGRGETSLTYFEMGTLAAFWLFERAQLDAVVLEVGLGGRLDAVNLVDADLALVTSIGVDHVEYLGNTRESVAFEKAGIFRAGKPALCGDLNPPHTLLDKARELGCPLFLRGRDFDLASSEQVWHWRGLDAKGQVLELRDIALLDLPMENAALAVQAYALTDLPWEPARIISALVGTRVTGRLDRRQFNWKGKALNVLLDVGHNPHAAEYLERRLAQRPVTGKRLAVFGLLADKDLDGVVSQLASSVEHWAVAPLNTSRTRSAAEVQAALQGLGASVSAHDSVDAALEAQCERATPEDEILLFGSFYCVAQALEWLERRAKEEAANGFAG from the coding sequence ATGACCCAGCGCACCCTTGGCGAGTGGCTCGCCTATCTTGAACAGCTGCATCCGGCCGCCATCGATATGGGGCTGGATCGCGCACGCGAGGTAACGAACCGCATGGGGCTGCAAAAGCCCGCGCCTCGGGTGGTGACGGTTACGGGCACCAATGGCAAGGGCTCGACCTGTGCGTTTGTGGCAGCGTTGCTGCAGGCGCAAGGGCTCAAGGTGGGGGTTTACAGTTCGCCCCACTTGCTGCGCTATAACGAGCGCGTACAGATTGACGGGGTTGAAGTCAGTGACGAACTGCTGTGCGAGGCCTTCGCGGCTTTGGACGCGGGGCGGGGCGAGACTTCCCTGACTTATTTTGAAATGGGTACGTTGGCAGCGTTCTGGCTGTTTGAGCGTGCCCAGCTGGATGCCGTAGTGCTGGAAGTCGGCTTGGGCGGACGTCTGGATGCGGTCAATCTGGTGGATGCCGACCTGGCGCTGGTGACCAGCATCGGTGTCGATCATGTCGAGTACCTGGGCAATACCCGCGAATCGGTGGCTTTTGAGAAGGCCGGGATTTTCCGTGCGGGCAAGCCAGCCCTCTGTGGCGACCTCAATCCCCCTCACACCCTGCTCGACAAGGCCAGGGAGCTGGGCTGTCCGCTGTTCTTGCGCGGTCGTGACTTCGATCTGGCCAGTTCAGAGCAGGTGTGGCACTGGCGTGGCCTGGATGCGAAAGGGCAGGTTCTGGAGCTGCGTGACATTGCGCTGCTGGATTTGCCCATGGAAAACGCAGCGCTTGCGGTGCAGGCCTATGCGTTGACCGATCTGCCATGGGAGCCGGCGCGCATCATCAGTGCACTGGTTGGCACTCGCGTCACGGGTCGACTGGATCGCCGCCAATTCAACTGGAAAGGCAAAGCCTTGAATGTGCTGCTGGACGTGGGGCACAACCCCCATGCGGCCGAGTACCTTGAGCGGCGTTTGGCGCAGCGGCCTGTCACTGGCAAGCGCCTGGCCGTGTTCGGTCTGCTGGCAGACAAGGACCTTGATGGCGTAGTGTCACAGCTCGCGTCGTCGGTCGAGCATTGGGCGGTTGCACCGCTGAATACCTCGCGCACTCGGTCGGCGGCTGAAGTTCAGGCTGCGCTGCAGGGGCTTGGTGCTTCGGTCTCGGCCCATGACAGTGTGGATGCCGCGCTCGAAGCTCAATGCGAACGGGCGACGCCCGAAGACGAAATCCTGTTGTTCGGATCATTTTATTGTGTCGCGCAAGCGCTCGAGTGGTTGGAGCGGCGTGCCAAGGAGGAGGCTGCAAATGGCTTTGCTGGATAA
- a CDS encoding SPOR domain-containing protein produces the protein MALLDKVFKQRMVGALVLVALAVIFLPMLFSRQDEQRQIQVDAPTAPQIPVMQPVQVEPVAVPEPQVIAQEPVPEELPVVEQQVATAPVAPVVAKPAVVAPKPPAVTPAQTVAQAPAKLDTTQKRVDPNGLPISWSVQLVSLSNRASADNLQKTLRNQGYNAYVRSSGGMNRVFVGPLLERAEADRLRDLLGKQQNLKGFVVRFQPERG, from the coding sequence ATGGCTTTGCTGGATAAGGTATTCAAGCAGCGTATGGTAGGCGCCCTGGTATTGGTGGCGTTGGCCGTGATTTTCCTGCCGATGTTGTTCTCGCGTCAGGACGAGCAGCGTCAAATCCAGGTGGATGCACCCACGGCGCCGCAGATTCCGGTCATGCAGCCGGTTCAGGTCGAGCCAGTTGCCGTGCCGGAGCCGCAAGTCATTGCCCAAGAGCCGGTCCCTGAAGAGTTGCCGGTTGTCGAGCAGCAGGTGGCGACGGCTCCTGTCGCACCTGTGGTTGCAAAGCCTGCAGTTGTTGCCCCAAAGCCACCGGCTGTCACCCCGGCACAAACGGTTGCCCAGGCACCGGCCAAGCTGGATACCACGCAAAAGCGTGTTGATCCCAACGGCTTGCCGATCAGCTGGTCGGTTCAGTTGGTGAGCCTGTCCAATCGGGCGAGTGCTGACAACCTTCAAAAAACCCTTCGTAATCAAGGGTATAACGCTTACGTTCGATCTTCCGGCGGGATGAATCGGGTTTTTGTCGGTCCGTTGCTTGAGCGTGCAGAAGCCGATCGCCTGCGTGATTTGCTCGGCAAACAGCAAAATCTCAAGGGTTTTGTGGTGCGCTTCCAGCCTGAACGCGGTTGA
- a CDS encoding CvpA family protein — MPFTWVDWAIVAIIAISALISLKRGFVKEALSLCTWIIAGVVAWMFGGSLSQYLSGYIETPSARVIVGCTIMFVATLLVGAMINFLIGELIRVTGLSGTDRFLGMAFGAARGALLVVTAVGLLSLGPVQQDSWWQESRLVPQFLLVADWSKNLILGWSSQWLASGISVPADIPFKEHLLPATQPK; from the coding sequence GTGCCATTTACCTGGGTTGACTGGGCGATCGTTGCAATTATCGCCATCTCCGCTTTGATCAGCTTGAAGCGCGGCTTTGTAAAAGAAGCATTGTCGCTGTGCACCTGGATCATTGCCGGGGTCGTTGCCTGGATGTTCGGCGGTTCACTGTCTCAATATCTCTCCGGATACATCGAAACACCTTCCGCCCGCGTTATCGTTGGGTGCACCATCATGTTTGTCGCCACCTTGCTGGTAGGCGCAATGATCAATTTTCTTATCGGCGAACTGATTCGCGTCACCGGCTTGTCCGGGACCGATCGTTTTCTCGGCATGGCCTTCGGCGCTGCGCGTGGCGCGTTGCTGGTGGTGACTGCGGTCGGGCTGCTTAGCCTGGGGCCGGTACAGCAAGACTCATGGTGGCAAGAGTCGCGGCTCGTGCCACAATTTCTATTGGTTGCCGACTGGTCCAAAAACCTCATTCTGGGGTGGAGCAGTCAGTGGCTGGCCAGCGGAATCAGCGTACCCGCTGACATTCCGTTCAAGGAGCACCTCTTGCCGGCTACCCAGCCCAAGTGA
- the purF gene encoding amidophosphoribosyltransferase produces the protein MCGIVGIVGKSNVNQALYDALTVLQHRGQDAAGIVTSHNGRLFLRKDNGLVRDVFHQRHMQRLVGNVGIGHVRYPTAGSSTSAEAQPFYVNSPYGITLAHNGNLTNVEQLAKEIYESDLRHVNTNSDSEVLLNVFAHELAQRGKLQPTEEDVFAAVTDVHNRCRGGYAVVAMITGYGIVGFRDPNGIRPIVFGQRHTDEGVEYMIASESVSLDVLGFTLIRDLAPGEAVYITEDGKLHTRQCAVSPQLTPCIFEHVYLARPDSIIDGVSVYKARLRMGEKLAEKILRERPDHDIDVVIPIPDTSRCAALELANHLGVKFREGFVKNRYIGRTFIMPGQAARKKSVRQKLNAIELEFRGKNVMLVDDSIVRGTTCKQIIQMAREAGAKNVYFCSAAPAVRYPNVYGIDMPSAHELIAHNRSTQEVAELIGADWLIYQDLPDLIEAVGGGKIKIDAFDCAVFDGKYVTGDIDDNYLERIERARNDASKVVAQGVGATIGLYNN, from the coding sequence ATGTGTGGCATCGTCGGTATCGTCGGTAAGTCGAACGTCAATCAGGCGCTGTATGACGCGCTAACCGTCCTCCAGCACCGCGGCCAGGATGCTGCCGGTATTGTGACCAGCCATAATGGCCGGTTATTTCTGCGCAAGGACAACGGGCTGGTTCGTGACGTGTTTCATCAGCGTCACATGCAGCGCCTGGTCGGCAACGTGGGCATTGGCCACGTACGCTATCCAACCGCTGGCAGCTCGACTTCAGCTGAAGCTCAGCCGTTTTATGTCAACTCGCCCTATGGCATCACCCTGGCGCATAACGGCAACCTGACCAACGTTGAACAGCTGGCCAAGGAGATTTACGAATCTGACTTGCGTCACGTCAACACCAACTCCGATTCGGAAGTGTTGCTCAACGTCTTCGCCCATGAACTGGCTCAGCGCGGCAAATTGCAGCCGACTGAAGAAGACGTGTTTGCTGCCGTGACAGACGTGCACAACCGCTGCCGTGGCGGTTACGCCGTGGTTGCGATGATCACCGGTTACGGCATCGTCGGTTTCCGCGACCCGAACGGCATTCGCCCGATTGTCTTCGGTCAGCGTCATACCGACGAAGGCGTCGAGTACATGATCGCCTCCGAAAGCGTCTCCCTGGATGTGCTGGGCTTTACCCTGATTCGCGACCTTGCGCCGGGTGAAGCGGTTTACATCACTGAAGATGGCAAGCTGCACACCCGTCAGTGCGCGGTGAGCCCGCAATTGACCCCGTGCATCTTCGAGCACGTGTACCTGGCTCGTCCGGATTCGATCATCGACGGTGTTTCGGTGTACAAGGCGCGTCTGCGCATGGGTGAGAAGCTCGCCGAGAAGATCCTGCGCGAACGCCCGGATCACGATATCGACGTGGTTATCCCGATTCCGGACACCAGCCGCTGCGCGGCGCTGGAGCTGGCGAACCACTTGGGCGTCAAGTTCCGCGAAGGCTTCGTCAAAAACCGTTACATCGGCCGTACCTTCATCATGCCGGGTCAGGCAGCGCGTAAAAAATCCGTGCGCCAGAAGCTCAACGCCATCGAACTGGAGTTCCGTGGCAAGAACGTGATGCTGGTGGACGACTCGATCGTGCGCGGTACAACGTGCAAGCAGATCATTCAGATGGCCCGTGAAGCCGGCGCCAAGAACGTCTACTTCTGCTCGGCGGCCCCGGCAGTTCGCTACCCGAACGTCTATGGCATCGACATGCCGAGCGCCCACGAGCTGATCGCACACAATCGCAGCACCCAGGAAGTGGCCGAGTTGATCGGTGCTGACTGGTTGATCTACCAGGACTTGCCTGACCTGATCGAAGCAGTCGGTGGTGGCAAGATCAAGATCGACGCGTTCGACTGCGCAGTGTTTGACGGCAAGTACGTCACCGGCGATATCGATGACAACTATCTGGAACGTATCGAGCGTGCGCGCAATGATGCTTCCAAGGTGGTTGCCCAGGGTGTCGGTGCGACGATAGGCTTGTACAACAACTAA